One Alicyclobacillus acidoterrestris DNA window includes the following coding sequences:
- a CDS encoding glycerate kinase family protein: protein MRLLVASDSFKGSLTSGQVIEAVQEAANRCGGVEVRGIPVADGGEGTLESILAVLPGRKVSCTVLDPLGRSVETYFAVVGRTAIVEMAKSSGLPLLALHERNPLLTTSYGLGQLIEGALEVDAVEELIVGIGGSATNDGGLGMMQALGLRALDAANRELPFGGHHLALLDRFDLTQLHPRLREVRIRVMCDVTNPLCGDDGASAVYGPQKGADAEMIRTLDENLHHLATCIKEKLGMDVADMPGAGAAGGVGAALLAFCQAKLEPGIEVVLDLFQFDEMVQDVDLILTGEGRTDQQTLYGKVVSGVARRARLAGKPVVCLSGSLSSDLRPLYQHGVSALFSICPGPVAEETAMANAYEYLTAAAENVIRLWQSHKALC, encoded by the coding sequence ATGCGTCTTCTCGTCGCATCTGATTCCTTTAAAGGCAGTTTGACGTCAGGTCAGGTCATTGAAGCTGTCCAAGAAGCCGCAAATCGCTGTGGTGGGGTCGAAGTTCGCGGGATTCCAGTTGCAGATGGTGGAGAGGGGACATTAGAGTCCATTCTCGCGGTGTTACCGGGGAGAAAAGTGAGTTGTACGGTGCTAGATCCATTGGGGCGCAGCGTGGAAACGTACTTCGCGGTGGTCGGTCGCACGGCCATCGTGGAGATGGCGAAATCGTCTGGACTTCCGTTGCTTGCACTTCATGAGCGGAACCCACTGTTGACGACGAGTTATGGCTTGGGGCAACTGATTGAGGGTGCGCTCGAAGTAGACGCGGTAGAAGAACTTATCGTCGGCATTGGCGGTAGCGCGACGAACGACGGTGGCTTGGGCATGATGCAGGCGCTGGGACTTCGCGCGCTGGATGCTGCCAATCGCGAACTTCCCTTTGGCGGGCACCACCTTGCGCTGCTAGATCGCTTTGATTTAACCCAGTTGCATCCGAGGCTGAGGGAAGTTCGCATTCGAGTGATGTGTGATGTGACCAACCCGCTTTGCGGCGATGACGGGGCGTCGGCCGTGTATGGGCCTCAGAAAGGGGCCGACGCGGAAATGATTCGCACGTTGGACGAAAATCTGCACCATCTCGCAACATGTATCAAAGAGAAACTTGGGATGGATGTCGCCGACATGCCTGGTGCAGGAGCAGCGGGAGGCGTCGGCGCCGCGCTTCTCGCATTTTGTCAGGCGAAGCTGGAACCGGGCATTGAAGTGGTATTGGATTTGTTTCAGTTTGACGAGATGGTGCAAGACGTGGATCTCATTCTCACGGGCGAGGGCCGCACTGACCAGCAGACCTTGTATGGTAAGGTCGTGAGCGGCGTGGCGAGGAGAGCCCGTTTGGCGGGGAAGCCTGTCGTTTGTTTGTCGGGGTCGCTTAGCAGTGACCTTCGCCCGCTGTACCAGCATGGCGTGTCCGCGCTGTTTAGCATTTGTCCCGGACCGGTCGCGGAAGAGACGGCGATGGCAAATGCGTATGAATACCTGACGGCTGCCGCCGAAAATGTCATTCGGTTGTGGCAGAGTCACAAGGCTTTGTGCTGA
- a CDS encoding acyl CoA:acetate/3-ketoacid CoA transferase produces the protein MEFIEASEAAAKIEDGSAIALTGFGGMGQCDAVLKSIRDLYLRTGHPQNLSVFHAAGQSDGTNGLEYIAVEGLISKVVGGHWGLLPRMQQLIEQNRVEAYCLPQGQLTHLFRTMANGLPGHFSMIGLGTFVDPNVEGGKFNDKAKASSDNRVEVVHILGSDYLFYKSVPIDYVLIRGTAIDEAGNVSVKEEPLKLEILAAAQAAKAQGGKVIVQVKYVVKHGTIHPKDVAIPGYLVDYAVVAKNPAQDHRQVPSAVYDPRYSGDLVVPDKALPTLPFSVRKLIGRRAVKELTPGAVVNLGIGIPGDVIGPVSAEKGLLEQMVLTIESGVVGGVPAGKNQFGITVNAEAILDHASQFDYYHGCGIDLTFMGAAQIDQYGNVNVSQFGGRKIGCGGFIDVTQPAKKVVFCTTFTNGGLEVAVQDGKLEIVREGRHSKFVCGVEQITFSGKYAAVHGKEVVYVTERAVFVLSEEGLVLTEIAPGVDLQRNILDVMDFAPIVSPDLKVMDEDIFHDVIRSAPMEVT, from the coding sequence ATGGAGTTCATAGAAGCCAGTGAGGCCGCCGCTAAGATAGAGGATGGGTCCGCCATCGCATTGACTGGGTTTGGCGGCATGGGACAATGCGATGCGGTTTTAAAATCCATTCGCGACCTTTATCTGCGCACAGGGCATCCGCAAAATCTCAGCGTGTTTCATGCAGCTGGTCAGTCGGATGGAACCAATGGGTTGGAATATATCGCGGTCGAAGGACTTATCTCGAAAGTCGTTGGGGGACACTGGGGATTGCTGCCACGGATGCAACAACTGATTGAACAGAATCGCGTGGAAGCGTACTGTTTGCCCCAGGGGCAGTTGACCCATTTGTTTCGAACGATGGCGAATGGGTTGCCGGGGCACTTTTCGATGATAGGTTTAGGGACGTTTGTCGATCCCAACGTCGAAGGCGGCAAATTTAACGACAAAGCTAAGGCGAGTAGCGATAATCGAGTCGAGGTGGTTCACATCCTCGGCTCGGATTATCTGTTTTATAAATCAGTTCCGATTGATTACGTACTGATTCGCGGCACCGCCATTGATGAGGCAGGTAACGTCAGTGTCAAAGAGGAGCCTCTGAAGCTGGAGATTCTGGCGGCAGCGCAGGCAGCCAAGGCGCAGGGCGGCAAGGTGATTGTACAGGTGAAGTACGTCGTCAAACATGGAACGATTCATCCAAAGGACGTTGCAATTCCGGGGTATTTGGTAGATTATGCGGTGGTGGCCAAAAATCCGGCTCAAGACCATCGACAGGTACCGAGTGCCGTCTATGATCCGCGGTATTCCGGAGATTTAGTGGTTCCGGATAAAGCCCTACCAACACTGCCATTTAGTGTGCGTAAGTTGATTGGACGGCGCGCAGTCAAGGAACTCACACCTGGTGCCGTGGTCAATTTGGGTATCGGGATACCGGGTGATGTCATTGGCCCGGTGAGTGCCGAAAAAGGTTTGCTTGAACAGATGGTGTTGACCATTGAGTCTGGTGTGGTTGGCGGCGTACCCGCCGGGAAAAATCAGTTTGGAATCACCGTCAACGCAGAAGCCATCTTAGACCATGCGAGCCAATTTGATTACTACCACGGTTGCGGTATTGATCTGACATTCATGGGTGCAGCGCAGATTGATCAATACGGGAATGTGAATGTCAGCCAGTTTGGCGGTCGCAAAATTGGCTGCGGTGGATTTATTGACGTCACCCAACCGGCGAAGAAGGTTGTTTTTTGCACCACCTTTACAAATGGTGGATTGGAAGTCGCGGTTCAGGATGGTAAACTTGAAATTGTCAGAGAAGGACGGCACAGCAAGTTTGTATGTGGTGTTGAGCAAATCACATTTAGTGGTAAATATGCAGCGGTTCACGGGAAAGAAGTCGTCTACGTGACAGAGCGTGCAGTTTTCGTCTTATCTGAAGAGGGTCTGGTTTTGACGGAGATTGCCCCTGGCGTTGACCTTCAGCGAAATATTTTAGACGTCATGGACTTTGCCCCTATCGTGTCTCCAGATCTGAAGGTCATGGATGAGGACATATTTCACGATGTGATTCGCAGCGCCCCGATGGAGGTGACCTGA